From the genome of Ananas comosus cultivar F153 linkage group 16, ASM154086v1, whole genome shotgun sequence, one region includes:
- the LOC109722481 gene encoding TPR repeat-containing thioredoxin TTL1-like isoform X1 produces MSRSGESTRKSTSGLGLGLDPDRLREALSLDGNKPDSRALPDLGSPVSPLRASGPAHTSSSSSSSGSFTGKPAAASASASGGGAGRRSHSGELSGSGENSPTAAEGRSFRPGHRRSGSGPLIFSGGSGGGGSTASSPASNVLPAGNICPSGRIGKTGMAPRVAARSDVLGSGTGHYGHGSIMRGGGASVVSGTPRDSAPGSLSLQELTRAGNEHYKKGNYAEALRLYDRAVASCPDNASCRSNRAAALIGLGRPGEAAKECEEAVRLDPANARAHHRLATLNLRLGLIENARKHFSLAGHGQHTDPAEWQKLQDVERHLGRLTDARKMADWKSALREADAAIAAGADSSPLLFASRVEALLRLHRLEEADSTLSSSPKLESSLPSSSYTKFFGMVTNSYIYIVQAQVDMALGRFEAAVAAAEKAKQIDPANMEVAMVVNNVRLVARARARGNELFKSANFEEAFIAYGEGLKYEPSNSVLYCNRAACWSKLGQWEKSVVDCNEALRFQPNYTKALLRRADSNAKLERWVECVRDYEVLRKELPGDTDVAEALFHAQVALKTSRGEEVSNMKFGGEVEEVTSVEQFQAATSVPGVSVVFFMATSNQQCSQVAPFVNTLCRRYPSANFLKVDTNESPLVANAENVRIVPTFKIYKNGMRMKEMICPNQQVLEYSVRHYSL; encoded by the exons ATGTCGCGCTCGGGCGAGTCGACTCGGAAGTCCACTTCCGGGCTCGGGCTCGGTCTCGACCCGGATCGGCTCCGCGAAGCCCTCAGCTTGGATGGGAACAAGCCCGATTCCCGCGCGCTCCCCGACCTCGGCTCCCCCGTTTCCCCGCTCCGCGCCTCGGGCCCCGCCCACACCAGCAGCAGCTCCAGCTCCTCCGGCTCCTTCACCGGAAAACCCGCCGCCGcatccgcctccgcctccggcggcggcgccgggcgGCGGAGCCACTCCGGGGAGCTCTCGGGGTCCGGCGAGAACAGCCCCACCGCGGCGGAGGGCCGGAGCTTCCGCCCGGGGCACCGCCGCTCCGGATCGGGGCCGCTGATCTTCtccggcggcagcggcggaggcgggAGCACGGCGAGCTCGCCGGCGAGCAATGTGCTTCCGGCGGGGAACATATGCCCCTCGGGGAGGATCGGCAAGACGGGGATGGCGCCGCGCGTCGCCGCGCGGAgcgacgtgctcgggtcgggaaCGGGTCATTACGGCCACGGGAGCATAATGCGCGGCGGCGGGGCGAGCGTCGTCTCCGGAACCCCCCGCGACTCCGCGCCAGGCTCTCTTAGCCTGCAGGAGCTAACCAGAGCCGGGAACGAGCACTACAAGAAGGGGAATTACGCCGAAGCGCTGAGGCTCTACGACCGGGCGGTGGCGTCGTGCCCCGACAACGCCTCATGCCGGAGCAACCGCGCCGCAGCTCTCATCGGGCTCGGCCGGCCGGGGGAGGCCGCAAAGGAGTGCGAGGAGGCCGTCCGGCTGGATCCCGCCAACGCCCGAGCGCACCACCGGTTGGCCACCCTCAATCTGCG TTTGGGGCTGATTGAGAATGCAAGGAAGCACTTCTCTTTGGCGGGTCATGGTCAGCATACCGACCCGGCTGAGTGGCAAAAGCTGCAAGATGTGGAGAGGCATTTAGGAAGGCTCACGGACGCGAGAAAGATGGCGGATTGGAAAAGCGCTTTACGGGAAGCCGACGCAGCAATTGCTGCTGGAGCGGACTCTTCCCCATTG CTCTTTGCGTCGAGAGTGGAAGCCCTTCTCCGCCTTCATAGGCTCGAAGAGGCTGATTCGACTCTATCAAGTTCACCGAAATTGGAGAGCTCATTACCATCTTCCTCGTATACCAAGTTCTTTGGTATGGTAACCAATTCTTACATTTACATCGTCCAAGCCCAAGTTGATATGGCATTAGGAAG GTTTGAGGCTGCAGTTGCGGCAGCAGAGAAGGCCAAGCAGATAGATCCTGCAAACATGGAAGTGGCAATGGTGGTGAACAATGTGAGATTGGTAGCAAGAGCGCGAGCCCGGGGGAATGAGCTCTTTAAATCCGCCAACTTTGAAGAAGCTTTTATAGCTTATGGGGAAGGGCTTAAGTATGAGCCCTCAAACTCGGTCCTCTATTGCAACCGAGCTGCTTGTTGGTCAAAGTTGGGGCAGTGGGAAAAATCAGTCGTGGACTGCAATGAGGCTCTCAGGTTCCAACCAAATTACACTAAGGCCCTTCTAAGACGTGCTGACTCAAATGCCAAG CTCGAGAGGTGGGTTGAATGTGTTCGAGACTACGAGGTACTCAGAAAGGAGCTTCCAGGTGACACAGATGTGGCCGAAGCCCTATTCCATGCTCAAGTCGCACTGAAAACATCTCGCGGTGAGGAAGTATCCAATATGAAGTTTGGCGGCGAGGTTGAGGAGGTGACTAGTGTGGAACAATTCCAAGCTGCTACATCTGTGCCTG GAGTTTCTGTTGTTTTTTTCATGGCTACTTCGAACCAACAGTGCTCCCAGGTGGCCCCATTCGTGAACACACTTTGCAGGCGGTACCCATCTGCAAATTTCCTCAAG GTTGATACTAATGAGAGTCCTCTTGTCGCAAATGCCGAGAATGTGAGGATAGTCCCCACCTTTAAGATCTACAAGAACGGCATGAGGATGAAAGAGATGATCTGCCCCAACCAACAGGTCCTCGAGTATTCGGTGAGGCATTACAGTCTCTAA
- the LOC109722481 gene encoding inactive TPR repeat-containing thioredoxin TTL3-like isoform X2, with translation MSRSGESTRKSTSGLGLGLDPDRLREALSLDGNKPDSRALPDLGSPVSPLRASGPAHTSSSSSSSGSFTGKPAAASASASGGGAGRRSHSGELSGSGENSPTAAEGRSFRPGHRRSGSGPLIFSGGSGGGGSTASSPASNVLPAGNICPSGRIGKTGMAPRVAARSDVLGSGTGHYGHGSIMRGGGASVVSGTPRDSAPGSLSLQELTRAGNEHYKKGNYAEALRLYDRAVASCPDNASCRSNRAAALIGLGRPGEAAKECEEAVRLDPANARAHHRLATLNLRLGLIENARKHFSLAGHGQHTDPAEWQKLQDVERHLGRLTDARKMADWKSALREADAAIAAGADSSPLLFASRVEALLRLHRLEEADSTLSSSPKLESSLPSSSYTKFFGMVTNSYIYIVQAQVDMALGRFEAAVAAAEKAKQIDPANMEVAMVVNNVRLVARARARGNELFKSANFEEAFIAYGEGLKYEPSNSVLYCNRAACWSKLGQWEKSVVDCNEALRFQPNYTKALLRRADSNAKQKQKLQIGTFFSKTFGDKCFGFWSRQAVPEARPNRQ, from the exons ATGTCGCGCTCGGGCGAGTCGACTCGGAAGTCCACTTCCGGGCTCGGGCTCGGTCTCGACCCGGATCGGCTCCGCGAAGCCCTCAGCTTGGATGGGAACAAGCCCGATTCCCGCGCGCTCCCCGACCTCGGCTCCCCCGTTTCCCCGCTCCGCGCCTCGGGCCCCGCCCACACCAGCAGCAGCTCCAGCTCCTCCGGCTCCTTCACCGGAAAACCCGCCGCCGcatccgcctccgcctccggcggcggcgccgggcgGCGGAGCCACTCCGGGGAGCTCTCGGGGTCCGGCGAGAACAGCCCCACCGCGGCGGAGGGCCGGAGCTTCCGCCCGGGGCACCGCCGCTCCGGATCGGGGCCGCTGATCTTCtccggcggcagcggcggaggcgggAGCACGGCGAGCTCGCCGGCGAGCAATGTGCTTCCGGCGGGGAACATATGCCCCTCGGGGAGGATCGGCAAGACGGGGATGGCGCCGCGCGTCGCCGCGCGGAgcgacgtgctcgggtcgggaaCGGGTCATTACGGCCACGGGAGCATAATGCGCGGCGGCGGGGCGAGCGTCGTCTCCGGAACCCCCCGCGACTCCGCGCCAGGCTCTCTTAGCCTGCAGGAGCTAACCAGAGCCGGGAACGAGCACTACAAGAAGGGGAATTACGCCGAAGCGCTGAGGCTCTACGACCGGGCGGTGGCGTCGTGCCCCGACAACGCCTCATGCCGGAGCAACCGCGCCGCAGCTCTCATCGGGCTCGGCCGGCCGGGGGAGGCCGCAAAGGAGTGCGAGGAGGCCGTCCGGCTGGATCCCGCCAACGCCCGAGCGCACCACCGGTTGGCCACCCTCAATCTGCG TTTGGGGCTGATTGAGAATGCAAGGAAGCACTTCTCTTTGGCGGGTCATGGTCAGCATACCGACCCGGCTGAGTGGCAAAAGCTGCAAGATGTGGAGAGGCATTTAGGAAGGCTCACGGACGCGAGAAAGATGGCGGATTGGAAAAGCGCTTTACGGGAAGCCGACGCAGCAATTGCTGCTGGAGCGGACTCTTCCCCATTG CTCTTTGCGTCGAGAGTGGAAGCCCTTCTCCGCCTTCATAGGCTCGAAGAGGCTGATTCGACTCTATCAAGTTCACCGAAATTGGAGAGCTCATTACCATCTTCCTCGTATACCAAGTTCTTTGGTATGGTAACCAATTCTTACATTTACATCGTCCAAGCCCAAGTTGATATGGCATTAGGAAG GTTTGAGGCTGCAGTTGCGGCAGCAGAGAAGGCCAAGCAGATAGATCCTGCAAACATGGAAGTGGCAATGGTGGTGAACAATGTGAGATTGGTAGCAAGAGCGCGAGCCCGGGGGAATGAGCTCTTTAAATCCGCCAACTTTGAAGAAGCTTTTATAGCTTATGGGGAAGGGCTTAAGTATGAGCCCTCAAACTCGGTCCTCTATTGCAACCGAGCTGCTTGTTGGTCAAAGTTGGGGCAGTGGGAAAAATCAGTCGTGGACTGCAATGAGGCTCTCAGGTTCCAACCAAATTACACTAAGGCCCTTCTAAGACGTGCTGACTCAAATGCCAAG cagaagcaaaagcttcaaattggcACCTTTTTTAGTAAAACATTTGGTGACAAATGTTTTGGATTTTGGAGTAGACAAGCTGTCCCAGAAGCGAGGCCAAATAGGCAGTAA
- the LOC109722607 gene encoding uncharacterized protein LOC109722607: MSGAQGAQPKGSATATTYESVEGGENRTRTAARSTADEGGIQVKKIEDKAEDAAGKGGPVFGAGKEDGKPDLGVTGTGAG; this comes from the coding sequence atgtCAGGGGCGCAGGGAGCGCAGCCGAAGGGGTCGGCGACAGCGACGACGTACGAGTCGGTGGAGGGCGGGGAGAACCGGACGAGGACGGCGGCGCGGTCGACGGCGGACGAGGGCGGGATTCAGGTGAAGAAAATTGAGGACAAGGCGGAGGACGCCGCGGGGAAAGGCGGGCCCGTGTTCGGCGCCGGCAAGGAGGACGGCAAGCCCGACCTCGGCGTCACCGGAACCGGCGCCGGGTGA
- the LOC109722021 gene encoding uncharacterized protein LOC109722021 translates to MAATTLHRPKRPVNGSTAPMLSLSPSLLLLLLLLLSASFFLLLLHHSPSFSSSSSSCSPSFPSKRTNLRSSRSDPKPWSGDLRDAEFSWNSLHFSDSAPPPALLRIAVFSRKWPVASAPGGMERHALTLHSALSARGHRIHVFTSAADDDAGGGSANSTGGGAGGIRLHFLAGPAGQWRCDEAWALYEAEAAAHGAFDAVHSESVAVFHRRARGVPNLAATWHGISLESLHSGIYQDLARAPGEPLSPALNRSLALSVFKVLDEIRFFRSYAHHVAISDAAGDMLRDVYQIPGGRVHVILNGVDEAQFGPDPAAGRAFRAAAGVPEEAAVVLGVSGRLVKDKGHPLLYEAFARLSLRHPGAYLLVAGSGPWAQRYAELGRNAVVVGAVEAGRLRGFYNAVDVFVDPTLRPQGLDLTLMEAMQCGRAVAATRLPSVKGSVVVDDEFGFTFAPNGEALLDALERAVAEGPRRLAERGRACRDYAASMFTATKMALAYERLFLCIKNETYCNYP, encoded by the coding sequence ATGGCGGCGACCACCCTCCACAGGCCCAAGCGACCCGTGAACGGCTCCACCGCCCCCATGCTCTCGctctccccctccctcctcctcctcctcctcctcctcctctccgcctccttcttcctcctcctacTCCACCATTCcccttccttctcctcctcctcctcctcctgctcccCCTCCTTCCCCAGCAAGAGAACCAATCTCCGAAGCTCCCGCTCCGACCCCAAGCCATGGTCGGGGGACCTGCGCGACGCGGAGTTCTCCTGGAACAGCTTACACTTCTCCGACTCGGCGCCCCCTCCCGCGCTTCTCAGGATCGCCGTGTTCTCCCGCAAGTGGCCCGTCGCCTCCGCCCCGGGGGGCATGGAGCGCCACGCCCTCACCCTCCACTCCGCCCTCTCCGCCCGCGGCCACCGCATCCACGTCTtcacctccgccgccgacgacgacgccggCGGCGGTTCCGCTAATTCcaccggcggcggcgccggcggcatCCGGCTCCACTTCCTGGCGGGCCCGGCGGGGCAGTGGCGCTGCGACGAGGCGTGGGCGCTGTAcgaggccgaggcggcggcCCACGGCGCCTTCGACGCGGTCCACTCGGAGAGCGTGGCCGTGTTCCACCGGCGCGCGCGCGGCGTGCCCAACCTGGCGGCGACGTGGCACGGGATCTCGCTGGAGTCCCTCCACTCCGGGATCTACCAGGACCTGGCGCGCGCGCCCGGCGAGCCCCTCTCCCCGGCGCTGAACCGGTCCCTCGCCCTGTCGGTGTTCAAGGTGCTCGACGAGATCCGCTTCTTCCGCAGCTACGCGCACCACGTGGCCATCAGCGACGCGGCGGGGGACATGCTCCGCGACGTGTACCAGATCCCGGGGGGGCGGGTGCACGTGATCCTGAACGGGGTGGACGAGGCGCAGTTCGGGCCGGACCCGGCGGCGGGGCGGGCGTTCCGCGCGGCGGCCGGGGtgccggaggaggcggcggtggtgCTGGGGGTGTCGGGGCGGCTGGTGAAGGACAAGGGGCACCCGCTGCTCTACGAGGCGTTCGCGCGGCTGAGCCTGCGCCACCCGGGCGCGTACCTGCTGGTGGCGGGGTCGGGGCCGTGGGCGCAGCGGTACGCGGAGCTGGGGCGGAACGCGGTGGTGGTGGGGGCGGTGGAGGCGGGGAGGCTGCGGGGGTTCTACAACGCGGTGGACGTGTTCGTGGACCCGACGCTGCGGCCGCAGGGGCTGGACCTGACGCTGATGGAGGCGATGCAGTGCGGGagggcggtggcggcgacgcGGCTGCCGAGCGTGAAGGGGAGCGTGGTGGTGGACGACGAGTTCGGGTTCACGTTCGCGCCCAACGGGGAGGCGCTGCTGGACGCGCTGGAGCGCGCGGTGGCCGAGGGCCCGCGGAGGCTGGCGGAGCGGGGGAGGGCCTGCAGGGACTACGCGGCCTCCATGTTCACCGCcacgaagatggcgctggcgtaCGAGAGGCTCTTCCTCTGCATCAAGAACGAGACCTACTGTAATTACCCTTAA